In one window of Pseudomonas putida DNA:
- the folK gene encoding 2-amino-4-hydroxy-6-hydroxymethyldihydropteridine diphosphokinase has protein sequence MSLSTVYLGLGSNIDRERHLCAGLDALAGILQDMRCSAVFESQAVGIKSGPFFNLVVSGQTALPLLELDRRLKFIEAENGRYALDRKGLPLDIDVLMFDQLHGTFDGLVLPRAEILKNAFVLWPLSLLAPELVHPGAGQSMAELWQQANIQQELAPVPFEWRGLQLTQPF, from the coding sequence ATGTCTCTGAGCACGGTTTACCTGGGACTGGGCAGCAATATCGACCGCGAGCGCCACCTGTGCGCCGGGCTTGATGCGCTGGCCGGCATCCTCCAGGACATGCGCTGTTCGGCGGTGTTCGAGAGCCAGGCGGTAGGGATCAAGAGCGGGCCTTTCTTCAACCTGGTGGTGAGCGGGCAGACCGCGCTGCCGCTACTGGAACTGGATCGCCGGCTCAAGTTCATCGAGGCGGAAAACGGCCGCTATGCCCTGGATCGCAAGGGTTTGCCGCTGGATATCGATGTGCTGATGTTCGATCAACTGCACGGTACTTTCGACGGCCTTGTACTGCCGCGCGCCGAAATCCTGAAAAACGCGTTCGTGCTCTGGCCGTTGTCATTGCTCGCGCCCGAGCTGGTGCATCCTGGAGCAGGTCAATCCATGGCCGAGTTGTGGCAGCAGGCGAATATCCAGCAGGAGCTGGCGCCCGTGCCGTTCGAGTGGCGTGGGTTGCAACTGACGCAGCCATTTTAG
- a CDS encoding SpoVR family protein: protein MTARAQRRQPISTGSEWTFELIQTYDREISRLAARYALDTYPNQIEVITAEQMMDAYASVGMPLGYHHWSYGKQFLSTEKSYSRGQMGLAYEIVINSDPCIAYLMEENTICMQALVIAHACYGHNSFFKGNYLFRTWTDASSIIDYLVFAKQYIAQCEERHGIDAVEDLIDSCHALMNYGVDRYKRPYPISAEEERRRQKEREEHLQRQINDLWRTIPKGADKGGEKDDARFPAEPQENILYFIEKHAPLLEPWQREVVRIVRKIAQYFYPQRQTQVMNEGWATFWHYTLMNDLYDEGLVTDGFMMEFLQSHTSVVFQPGFDSPYYSGINPYALGFAMYTDIRRMCEHPTEEDRRWFPEIAGSDWLSTIKFAMSSFKDESFILQYLSPKVIRDLKLFSILDDDQRDDLLVPAIHDEAGYRVIREQLAAQYNLGNREPNVQIWSIDRRGDRSLTLRHQQHNRKPLGDSTEEVLKHLHRLWGFDIHLETVQGDQVVKTHHMPPRGEHGEPGDYGRMDLAVIHHL, encoded by the coding sequence ATGACCGCCAGAGCACAGAGACGCCAACCCATTTCCACCGGCTCGGAATGGACCTTCGAGCTGATCCAGACCTACGACCGGGAAATCAGCCGCCTGGCCGCGCGCTATGCGCTGGACACCTACCCCAACCAGATCGAGGTGATCACTGCCGAGCAGATGATGGATGCCTACGCCTCGGTGGGCATGCCGCTGGGCTATCACCACTGGTCCTACGGCAAACAATTCCTCAGCACCGAGAAGTCCTACAGCCGCGGGCAGATGGGCCTGGCCTACGAGATCGTCATCAACTCCGACCCCTGCATCGCCTACCTGATGGAAGAAAACACCATCTGCATGCAGGCGCTGGTGATCGCCCACGCCTGCTACGGGCACAACAGCTTCTTCAAGGGCAACTACCTGTTCCGCACCTGGACCGACGCCAGCTCGATCATCGATTACCTGGTATTCGCCAAGCAGTACATCGCCCAGTGCGAGGAACGCCATGGCATCGATGCGGTGGAGGACCTCATCGACTCCTGCCATGCCCTGATGAACTACGGCGTCGACCGCTACAAGCGGCCATACCCCATCTCCGCCGAGGAAGAGCGCCGGCGCCAGAAGGAGCGCGAGGAACACCTGCAGCGGCAGATCAACGACCTGTGGCGCACCATCCCGAAGGGTGCTGACAAGGGCGGCGAAAAGGACGACGCGCGCTTCCCTGCCGAACCTCAGGAAAACATCCTGTACTTCATCGAAAAACACGCGCCGCTGCTCGAACCCTGGCAGCGTGAGGTGGTAAGGATAGTGCGCAAGATCGCGCAGTACTTCTATCCGCAACGCCAGACCCAGGTGATGAACGAAGGCTGGGCAACCTTCTGGCACTACACCCTGATGAACGACCTGTATGACGAAGGCCTGGTCACCGACGGCTTCATGATGGAGTTCCTGCAATCGCACACCAGCGTGGTGTTCCAGCCCGGCTTCGACAGCCCCTACTACAGCGGCATCAACCCCTATGCCCTGGGCTTTGCCATGTACACGGATATCCGCCGGATGTGCGAGCACCCAACGGAAGAGGATCGCCGCTGGTTCCCGGAAATCGCCGGCAGCGACTGGCTGTCGACCATCAAGTTCGCCATGAGCAGCTTCAAGGACGAGAGCTTCATCCTTCAGTACCTTTCCCCCAAGGTGATCCGCGACCTCAAACTGTTCAGCATCCTCGACGACGACCAGCGCGACGACCTGCTGGTACCGGCCATCCACGACGAGGCGGGGTATCGCGTCATCCGCGAACAACTGGCGGCGCAGTACAACCTGGGGAACCGCGAGCCCAACGTGCAGATCTGGAGCATCGACCGCCGCGGCGACCGCTCGCTCACCCTGCGCCACCAGCAGCACAACCGCAAACCGCTGGGCGACTCCACCGAGGAAGTGCTCAAGCATCTGCACCGCCTGTGGGGCTTCGACATACACCTGGAGACCGTACAGGGTGACCAGGTGGTGAAAACCCACCATATGCCGCCCCGTGGCGAGCATGGGGAACCAGGCGACTACGGCCGCATGGATCTCGCCGTCATCCACCACCTCTGA
- a CDS encoding multifunctional CCA addition/repair protein gives MHIYKVGGAVRDRLLGRPVSDIDWLVVGATVEEMQALGFRPVGADFPVFIHPKTGEEYALARTERKSGRGYGGFTFHASPEVTLEEDLIRRDLTINAMAEDDQGNLHDPYHGKVDLNRRILRHVSPAFAEDPLRVLRVARFAARYAPLGFHVADETLELMRQISTSGELQALTAERSWKEIERALMEAQPQVFIEVLRDCGALQQLMPELDPSPQALAPLQQAAEHRQPLHVRWACLLQGVRDTSQLKAVNQRFKAPRECQELALLVGECLPLAHRAMELEAAALLELLQKFDVYRRPQRFEDFIAACEMEALARQAERYPQAAYLRGAASAARDVDVKPLVAQGLTGQALGEALKAERLQALTRYKG, from the coding sequence ATGCACATCTATAAAGTTGGCGGCGCGGTTCGCGACCGCCTGCTCGGGCGCCCGGTCAGCGATATCGACTGGTTGGTAGTCGGCGCCACGGTCGAAGAAATGCAGGCCCTGGGCTTTCGCCCGGTAGGCGCGGATTTCCCCGTCTTCATCCACCCGAAAACCGGCGAGGAATACGCCCTGGCGCGCACCGAGCGCAAGAGCGGTCGCGGCTATGGCGGATTCACCTTTCACGCCAGCCCCGAAGTCACACTCGAGGAAGATCTGATACGCCGCGATCTGACCATCAATGCGATGGCCGAGGACGACCAAGGCAATCTGCACGACCCCTACCATGGCAAAGTTGATCTGAATAGACGCATTCTTCGCCATGTTTCCCCGGCATTCGCCGAAGATCCTTTGCGAGTGCTGCGGGTTGCCCGCTTTGCCGCGCGCTATGCGCCGCTGGGCTTTCACGTCGCCGATGAAACCCTTGAACTCATGCGCCAGATCAGCACCAGCGGCGAACTGCAGGCACTGACTGCCGAACGGAGCTGGAAAGAGATCGAACGTGCGCTGATGGAAGCGCAGCCACAGGTGTTCATCGAAGTGCTGCGCGACTGCGGCGCGCTGCAACAACTGATGCCGGAGCTCGACCCCAGCCCGCAGGCACTCGCCCCGCTGCAACAGGCGGCAGAGCATCGGCAGCCACTGCACGTGCGCTGGGCCTGCCTGCTGCAAGGCGTTCGGGACACCTCACAACTGAAAGCTGTAAACCAGCGCTTCAAGGCGCCACGTGAATGCCAGGAACTGGCACTGCTGGTTGGTGAGTGCCTGCCTCTGGCGCATCGCGCAATGGAGCTGGAAGCAGCGGCATTGCTGGAGCTTCTGCAGAAGTTCGACGTGTATCGCAGGCCGCAGCGTTTCGAAGACTTCATCGCCGCCTGCGAGATGGAGGCACTTGCGCGGCAAGCAGAGCGTTATCCACAGGCCGCCTACCTGCGAGGCGCGGCGTCGGCGGCACGAGACGTCGATGTGAAACCCTTGGTTGCACAGGGTTTGACCGGACAGGCATTGGGAGAGGCACTTAAGGCAGAGCGCTTGCAGGCGTTGACACGCTACAAAGGCTGA